The following are encoded together in the Streptomyces flavofungini genome:
- a CDS encoding NAD(P)/FAD-dependent oxidoreductase, protein MVTEPVRILVVGGGYVGMYTALHLQRKLKPELKQGAVEIVVISPDPYMTYQPFLPEAAAGSISPRHVVVPLRRVLDKCRVIVGEVRSVDHAKRTASFTTLATVEEGAGPLDITYDELVLAPGSISRTLPVPGLADYGIGFKTVEEAIGLRNHVIEQMDIASSTRDPAVRDAALTFVFVGGGYAGVEALGELEDMARYAARYYHNVKAEDMKWILVEASGRILPEVGAEMGKYTVSQLRKRNIDVRLETRLESCEDRVAVLDDGARFPTRTVVWTAGVKPHPLLAATDLPLNERGRLKCTAELAVDGALHAWGAGDAAAVPDVTADEPGKECAPNAQHAVRQAKVLGDNIAATLRKQPLQEYAHKYVGSVASLGLHKGVAHVYGRKLKGYPAWFMHRVYHLSRVPTLNRKSRVLAEWILSGLFKREIVSLGSLEHPRAEFELAAGSERPKESR, encoded by the coding sequence ATGGTGACGGAACCTGTGCGCATTCTCGTTGTCGGTGGTGGCTACGTCGGGATGTACACCGCGCTGCACCTCCAGCGGAAACTGAAGCCGGAGCTCAAGCAGGGCGCGGTGGAGATCGTCGTGATCTCGCCAGATCCTTATATGACGTATCAGCCGTTCCTGCCCGAGGCGGCGGCCGGTTCGATCTCACCGCGCCACGTCGTCGTACCGCTGCGCCGCGTTCTCGACAAATGCCGGGTGATCGTCGGCGAGGTCCGCTCCGTCGACCACGCCAAGCGCACCGCGTCGTTCACCACGCTCGCCACCGTGGAGGAGGGCGCGGGCCCCCTCGACATCACGTACGACGAACTGGTCCTCGCGCCCGGCTCGATCTCCCGCACCCTGCCGGTCCCCGGCCTCGCCGACTACGGCATCGGCTTCAAGACCGTCGAGGAGGCCATCGGGCTGCGCAACCACGTCATCGAGCAGATGGACATCGCCTCCTCCACCCGCGACCCCGCCGTCCGCGACGCCGCCCTGACCTTCGTCTTCGTAGGCGGCGGATACGCGGGCGTGGAGGCGCTCGGCGAGCTGGAGGACATGGCCCGCTACGCCGCGCGGTACTACCACAACGTCAAGGCCGAGGACATGAAGTGGATCCTCGTCGAGGCGTCCGGGCGGATCCTGCCCGAGGTCGGCGCGGAGATGGGCAAGTACACGGTCAGCCAACTGCGCAAACGCAATATCGACGTACGCCTGGAGACCCGGCTCGAGTCCTGCGAGGACCGCGTCGCCGTGCTCGACGACGGCGCCCGCTTCCCCACCCGCACCGTCGTGTGGACCGCCGGCGTCAAACCGCACCCCCTGCTCGCCGCCACCGACCTGCCCCTGAACGAACGCGGCCGCCTGAAGTGCACCGCCGAGCTGGCCGTCGACGGCGCGCTGCACGCGTGGGGCGCGGGCGACGCCGCAGCCGTCCCCGACGTCACCGCCGACGAACCCGGCAAGGAGTGCGCCCCCAACGCCCAGCACGCCGTGCGCCAGGCCAAGGTCCTCGGCGACAACATCGCCGCGACCCTGCGCAAGCAGCCCCTCCAGGAGTACGCGCACAAGTACGTCGGCTCGGTGGCGTCCCTGGGACTCCACAAAGGCGTCGCACACGTCTACGGACGCAAGCTGAAGGGCTACCCTGCCTGGTTCATGCACCGCGTCTACCACCTCAGCCGGGTGCCCACCCTCAACCGCAAGTCCCGCGTGCTCGCCGAATGGATCCTCTCCGGCCTGTTCAAACGCGAGATCGTCTCCCTGGGCTCGCTCGAGCACCCGCGTGCGGAGTTCGAACTCGCAGCCGGGAGCGAGCGCCCGAAGGAGTCCCGATGA